In Natranaerovirga hydrolytica, a single window of DNA contains:
- a CDS encoding TRAP transporter large permease translates to MGVLLILMFVIFIAIGVPISFALGMISFAGIASLPATPNAVIFTRMFNGLNSFTLLAVPLFILAANLMNEGSISDRLVGVCSSSVGHVRGGLAYANILVSMIFAGISGSSQADTAGVGKILIPAMEKQGYDKGTSVGVTAASSTLGSIIPPSITMVIYAGIANVSTGALFMTGLIPGAMLGLSMIGVVFVLSKKQGFPKGERMPLKAIVKQILTSLPALITPIILIGGIVTGRFTPTESAAFACIYALLIGVFFYKTIQIKRLPFIIVETLKLSSLSLFALATANALGELLSYYQLNAMVRDFFLSIVGGRLVFLLIVVLFFLFIGTFMDAVPAMILFVPIVLPSAVALGISPVILGLIIIMTLSLGLVTPPYGLCLLIAGSISGVKVETAFKGVLPYFLVSLGVLSVVVVFQDVFLSIPTAMFPNLF, encoded by the coding sequence ATGGGAGTCTTATTAATTCTGATGTTCGTTATTTTTATTGCAATTGGTGTTCCGATTTCTTTTGCACTAGGAATGATTTCATTTGCAGGGATTGCATCATTACCTGCAACACCAAATGCAGTTATATTTACAAGGATGTTTAATGGACTGAATAGTTTTACATTGTTAGCGGTACCATTATTTATACTTGCTGCAAATCTAATGAATGAAGGTTCTATTTCAGACCGTCTTGTAGGTGTATGTAGTTCATCAGTGGGTCATGTAAGAGGTGGATTAGCTTATGCCAATATATTGGTTTCTATGATTTTTGCTGGAATATCAGGCTCATCTCAAGCAGATACTGCAGGTGTAGGAAAAATACTGATACCAGCAATGGAAAAACAAGGGTATGATAAAGGAACATCTGTTGGTGTTACAGCTGCTTCGTCAACTTTAGGCTCGATTATTCCGCCAAGTATTACAATGGTAATATATGCAGGGATCGCTAACGTGAGCACTGGAGCGCTATTTATGACAGGATTAATTCCTGGAGCTATGTTGGGGCTTTCAATGATTGGTGTTGTATTTGTTTTATCTAAAAAACAAGGTTTTCCTAAGGGTGAAAGAATGCCTTTAAAAGCCATTGTCAAACAAATATTGACCTCGTTACCAGCTTTAATTACACCTATTATTCTGATTGGAGGTATTGTAACAGGACGATTCACTCCTACGGAATCAGCAGCATTTGCGTGTATATATGCATTATTGATAGGTGTATTCTTTTATAAAACCATTCAAATAAAAAGATTGCCATTTATTATAGTGGAAACTTTGAAATTATCATCACTTTCTTTGTTTGCATTAGCCACTGCAAATGCATTAGGTGAATTACTAAGTTATTATCAATTGAATGCAATGGTAAGAGATTTCTTTTTATCAATTGTAGGTGGGCGCTTGGTGTTTTTGTTAATTGTTGTACTTTTCTTCTTGTTTATAGGTACATTTATGGATGCTGTTCCAGCAATGATTCTGTTTGTACCAATTGTACTGCCTTCAGCAGTAGCTTTAGGAATCAGTCCAGTAATATTAGGGTTAATTATTATTATGACATTATCATTAGGTTTGGTTACGCCTCCTTACGGATTATGTCTGCTAATAGCAGGATCAATCAGTGGCGTGAAAGTTGAAACAGCTTTTAAAGGTGTGTTACCCTATTTTCTTGTATCTCTTGGTGTATTAAGTGTTGTCGTTGTTTTTCAAGATGTGTTTTTAAGTATTCCAACAGCGATGTTTCCAAATTTATT
- a CDS encoding TRAP transporter substrate-binding protein: MKKTISILVISMLVMSLIGCTSEPSQQSSGENAVTTTNEVELELIVAHNQTSQENPYAHGMNKFKEEIEKISDGKVNVTVHHGTLGQSESELIENMQMGSISMVVASPGFMTAIGVPEIDIFSLLYLFDSFDHWEKAVDGDFGDTMKETVKEQTNNSFKIMDYWTASVRDYYGKEAIQSPDDIAGMTIRTQTSGVVREFWEEAGAIPTSVAWGELYQALSQGVVDSAENDYTNFMLQDHHRTANGKYVSETNHDYTTRLLLMDGNVYDSLTEEQQGWIDEAVKAATEVERQVTYDMYAESKQKVIEDGGIITEYEDMDIEAFTEIAIPIQDRFAEQYNMQSELDMIRSVR, encoded by the coding sequence ATGAAAAAAACAATATCAATACTAGTTATTTCAATGTTAGTGATGTCATTAATAGGGTGTACAAGTGAACCCAGTCAACAATCAAGTGGTGAAAACGCAGTAACAACAACTAATGAAGTGGAATTAGAATTAATTGTAGCACATAATCAAACGTCTCAAGAAAATCCATATGCACATGGTATGAACAAATTCAAAGAAGAAATTGAGAAGATTTCTGATGGGAAAGTTAATGTAACAGTGCATCATGGTACATTAGGTCAGAGTGAATCAGAGCTTATAGAAAACATGCAAATGGGTTCGATATCAATGGTTGTTGCTTCGCCAGGGTTTATGACGGCGATTGGTGTTCCAGAAATAGATATTTTTTCACTGCTATACTTATTTGATAGCTTTGATCATTGGGAAAAAGCTGTTGATGGGGATTTTGGAGATACTATGAAAGAAACGGTAAAAGAACAAACAAATAATTCATTTAAGATTATGGATTATTGGACAGCATCGGTTAGAGATTATTATGGTAAAGAAGCGATTCAATCGCCAGATGATATAGCAGGAATGACAATACGTACGCAAACGTCAGGTGTTGTAAGGGAGTTTTGGGAAGAAGCCGGAGCAATTCCAACAAGTGTAGCTTGGGGGGAGTTGTACCAAGCATTATCACAAGGTGTGGTTGACTCAGCAGAAAACGATTACACCAATTTTATGCTACAAGACCATCATAGAACAGCAAATGGTAAATATGTAAGCGAGACAAACCATGACTACACAACACGTTTGTTATTAATGGATGGTAATGTATATGACAGCTTAACAGAAGAGCAACAAGGTTGGATAGATGAAGCAGTAAAAGCAGCAACAGAAGTAGAACGTCAAGTGACATATGATATGTATGCAGAATCAAAGCAAAAGGTAATCGAAGATGGTGGTATCATTACAGAGTATGAAGATATGGATATAGAAGCATTTACAGAGATTGCAATACCCATTCAAGATAGATTTGCAGAGCAATACAATATGCAATCAGAGTTGGATATGATTAGATCTGTTAGATAG
- a CDS encoding TRAP transporter small permease, with translation MKKVVHYVQKLQLAVGALFLTVFLITVVYQMFSRYAGISATWTEEVAMYSFIWSVFMGAGAMVFEKKHFAFTSIGDMINNPKFKALLSIVIAIIMLIFSIFMVYYGYKVTKQFWNYNWVTMPQFKRGPVWVCIPIAGLTSAIYLINNIVLDILTIVKGGEE, from the coding sequence ATGAAAAAAGTTGTTCATTATGTACAAAAACTACAATTAGCTGTAGGTGCTTTGTTTTTAACTGTTTTTTTAATAACAGTTGTCTATCAAATGTTTTCTAGGTATGCAGGTATTTCAGCTACTTGGACAGAAGAAGTGGCAATGTATTCATTTATATGGTCTGTTTTTATGGGTGCAGGTGCAATGGTATTTGAAAAAAAACATTTTGCATTTACTTCTATTGGTGATATGATTAATAATCCTAAATTTAAAGCATTATTATCCATTGTCATTGCAATTATTATGTTAATTTTTTCTATTTTCATGGTTTATTATGGATATAAAGTAACAAAACAGTTTTGGAATTACAATTGGGTAACCATGCCACAGTTTAAAAGAGGACCAGTCTGGGTATGTATTCCAATTGCAGGTTTAACCTCAGCAATATACTTAATTAATAATATTGTTTTAGACATATTAACTATCGTCAAAGGGGGAGAAGAATAA
- the yiaK gene encoding 3-dehydro-L-gulonate 2-dehydrogenase, with product MRVRYEEMIDEFKKILIKKGFSESDALDAGTIFAQNSLDGVYSHGVNRFPRVISYIEKGGIDPKAKPVCEGKIGAFEKWNGNLGLGNLNAKKAMDRACELSNEFGIGIVAMANTNHWMRGGHYGWQAADKGCIGICWTNTMPNMPAWGSKERNIGNNPFIMSIPKSDGKHVVIDCAVAQFSYGKIEESRLKGVQLPVVGGYDTKGNVTTDPKEIEKTWRVLPIGFWKGSGISIALDLIASVLSGGNSVTDIGRKYKDEIGLSQVMIAINPNHMSTKESTDYIINNVIEDIKSSEPATEGGEIYYPGELEVKTRNENLANGIPVLNEIWETILKL from the coding sequence ATGAGAGTTAGATATGAAGAAATGATAGATGAATTTAAAAAAATCCTTATAAAAAAAGGTTTTTCAGAGTCAGATGCATTGGACGCAGGAACAATATTTGCCCAAAACAGCTTAGATGGTGTGTATTCCCATGGGGTTAATAGATTTCCAAGAGTGATCTCTTATATTGAAAAAGGGGGTATTGACCCAAAAGCAAAGCCAGTGTGTGAAGGAAAAATAGGCGCTTTTGAAAAATGGAATGGTAACTTGGGATTAGGTAATCTTAATGCAAAAAAAGCTATGGATAGAGCGTGTGAATTGTCTAATGAATTTGGAATTGGTATTGTAGCAATGGCAAACACCAATCATTGGATGAGAGGTGGTCATTATGGTTGGCAAGCAGCAGATAAAGGTTGCATAGGTATATGTTGGACCAATACCATGCCTAATATGCCAGCTTGGGGAAGTAAAGAGAGAAACATAGGAAACAATCCTTTTATTATGTCAATACCTAAAAGCGATGGCAAACATGTTGTTATCGATTGTGCTGTAGCTCAATTTTCTTACGGTAAAATAGAAGAGTCAAGATTGAAGGGGGTTCAACTCCCTGTTGTAGGTGGATACGATACAAAAGGGAATGTAACGACAGATCCTAAAGAAATTGAAAAAACATGGCGAGTATTACCAATTGGTTTTTGGAAGGGGAGTGGCATATCCATAGCTTTGGACTTAATTGCTTCTGTGCTTTCAGGTGGTAATTCTGTAACCGATATTGGAAGAAAATACAAAGATGAGATTGGTTTATCACAGGTTATGATAGCCATTAATCCCAATCATATGTCTACAAAAGAGTCAACGGATTACATTATAAACAATGTAATTGAAGATATAAAATCTTCTGAGCCAGCAACTGAGGGAGGTGAAATATATTATCCTGGAGAGTTAGAAGTCAAAACTAGAAATGAGAATCTTGCAAATGGTATTCCTGTGCTAAATGAAATATGGGAAACAATTTTAAAATTATAA